The following proteins are encoded in a genomic region of Gimesia algae:
- a CDS encoding DNA integrity scanning protein DisA nucleotide-binding domain protein: MVGKGCLLLADKDCSGIQTVIEFAKPAKLEITRGARKLLELASQDLAMHTDSNHIYGLVKYNSETIDQEKVFLINILDHHHWEILYADKTLMRVKYGQPYLPKPSFNEDKLRKDLSRIFLKMTPDQIDHIVLLVKEAEQEQHGTMLLIAENAEEESQRLSNQSTQITPKYLVPSILKCLTAIDGAIILDPKGTCFAIGAILDGMATQDGDPSRGARYNSALRYTKTLKSPCFIIVVSEDGGVDFIPDLKPAIKRTEIDARINTLNEIAEGELIYQKFQRKYNDTMQWLSAHRLYLSDQNCQLINDLMKKIAEEARCDDADTSRLLYGSFSEHPEFDPQKYYIDE, translated from the coding sequence ATAGTTGGGAAAGGTTGCTTATTACTAGCTGATAAGGACTGTTCAGGAATTCAAACTGTTATCGAATTTGCTAAACCTGCCAAACTCGAAATTACACGAGGAGCTAGAAAGTTATTAGAACTAGCTTCTCAAGACTTGGCGATGCATACAGATTCAAACCACATATATGGATTGGTTAAATATAACAGCGAAACTATTGATCAGGAAAAGGTCTTTTTGATCAATATCCTTGACCATCACCATTGGGAGATTCTTTATGCTGATAAAACTTTGATGCGGGTTAAATATGGCCAACCATATTTGCCTAAACCTTCTTTTAATGAAGATAAATTACGTAAAGATTTATCACGTATCTTTCTTAAAATGACACCAGATCAAATTGATCATATAGTTTTATTAGTAAAAGAGGCTGAGCAAGAGCAACATGGTACCATGCTTTTAATAGCAGAAAACGCTGAAGAAGAATCGCAACGATTGAGTAATCAATCAACACAGATTACCCCCAAATATCTTGTGCCAAGCATACTAAAATGCTTAACAGCCATAGATGGTGCTATCATTCTAGATCCCAAAGGTACTTGCTTTGCTATTGGGGCAATTCTAGACGGAATGGCTACTCAAGACGGTGATCCATCGCGGGGAGCAAGATATAATTCTGCCCTTCGTTATACAAAAACATTAAAATCCCCGTGTTTCATAATTGTTGTTTCTGAAGATGGAGGCGTTGATTTCATTCCCGATCTAAAGCCAGCAATCAAAAGAACAGAAATTGATGCGAGGATTAACACGCTCAATGAAATCGCTGAAGGTGAATTGATCTATCAAAAATTTCAAAGAAAATATAATGATACCATGCAATGGCTTTCTGCTCATCGCCTTTATCTTTCAGATCAAAACTGTCAATTAATAAATGATCTCATGAAAAAAATTGCTGAAGAAGCGAGATGTGACGATGCGGACACATCACGTCTTTTATATGGATCATTTAGCGAGCATCCTGAATTCGATCCACAAAAATATTACATCGATGAATAA